In the Channa argus isolate prfri chromosome 19, Channa argus male v1.0, whole genome shotgun sequence genome, CTCATTAGTTCAACCGGTCCACTATTGAGTTTTGGCCTTCACTAGTTCACTAGTTCACTAGTTCACATTTTTACCTCTCAATAGTAAAATATTAAGCAACTTTGTTGACTTAAAATTTTTGCCTCATTTGTAggttgctttggataaatgccgtctgataaatgactaaatgtagtATGGCCAAGTTTTGAACTAGTGCAGTTAGATACCCAAGGAGTGCAGTCCTTTGACAAACTAGTAGAGAAAAATTACAGATATGTAATAAATGCTCAAACGGGTTGCTATACaggaagaaaactaaaaacacacaggaagaaaacaaaaagtttaagGAAGCACACGACAGCCATGACGTGTGGGTTTCAAACTAAAACTAGTCATTGCTTTCCATACAGGCTAAAACTGTAGCCAACACCCAATAGGCCTTTAATAAAACGATATAGTTTATGGTCCTTTACCAGTTGAGGGTTAGGGTCTAAAGCTCAAATAGTGCCACGAAACTTCTAAGCAGCAAGATGACTGCGGCGGAAATGCACGTGCAGGAGTATTTATCACGCATCGGATTCTCGTGCCCAGCTGTGCCCAGCCTGGACGTGCTGAGGTCGGTTCACACCTGTCATCTGATGTCGGTGCCGTTTGAAGACTTGACAATACATAGCGGCGGACAAGTCCAGCTCCAGCTTCCTCTTCTGTACGACAAAATAGTGAACCATCGCCGAGGCGGATTCTGCTATGAGAACAACAGCCTCTTTTCCTGGTTACTGACTAAGCTGGGCTTCCAGGTCACTCTGCTCTCCGCTCAGGTGAAGAACGCCTTTACGGGCCGCTACGGGCCGCCATTTGACCACTTGATACTAATGGTAAACCTTGAGGGGCAAAGGTGGCTTTGCGATGTCGGGTTCGGTGTTCCGGGTTTCAGCGTCCCCCTTTCACTGGAGACTAGTGCGCCCCAGGAGCAGGGACACCGAGTTTACCGTATAAGAAGGGATGGAGGGATGCACTTTCTGGAATGGCAAAAGGAGGAAAACCGGGGTGTAGAGGGAGACTGGACAGAGATCTACAAATTCACCCTTGAATCCAGGCGTTTGGAGGATTTTAAGGAGATGTGCCAGTACCACCAGAGCTCCCCCAGCTCCATATTCTTCTGCAAATCTCTGTGCACTGTTTTAAAACCCGGTGGAAGGCTCACCTTTATTGGCCACAAACTGATCACCACTACATTTCCAACACTGGAAACAGAAGGCGTGTTGGAAACCACAACTAGGGAACTTAAAAACGAGGAGATTCCTGGTATTCTAGCAGACAAATTTGGAATCGTGTTAAAAAATCCGCTAATACCAAAGGATGAGGTGATAACACCCCCCCCAGTTATGTACTAGTCAGATGTCCTGTTATGACTGTAAATGGTCTTTGAACTGTGTAACACaaaatgacagtgttttgtaAACTCAGGTTTGAGTCAAAAATAGATAATTACATCACTTCTAGCAGTTAGTGGTGTATGGTTTCAGCATAATTCTTGATATTTGCACTACAAAGATCACACCCACCGTATCcgttaaacaaaaaacacatactATTTTGTTTTAGGAATAtatggagcaaaaaaaaagataaattgtaagtttgatttaataaattatacataCACTTTTAAGATGTACAATGATCATTGCATTAATCCATGTCTTTTTTAAGACAAAGTCTGCGTTCAAAGtatttacacatgtacaattaTCAGGCAGCACTTTACAAAAGCAAGGCATGAATGACAATACAGATGTTAAGCTTCGAATCCATGCTCTAACCCTCGCCTTGATGCCTACTCCATCTGAGGGGATCACTTAGCTGTCCCATTATTATAATCATTTCCCATCCCACGTTTTATGGGCATGAAAGGGAATTTAAGAAATCAAAGGATATCCATTAAATCCACCAAGATCCACAGGAGATTCAAAAGGATTACAGTCCAAGGACTGAGttgaaaatcaaaaatgttgaCGGGTAGGTTGCACATGGGGTCAAAAAGTGCGGTGACCTGTGACACAAAAATCTACTCTGCAACAGGGTTGGAGGGAGGGGCTGAGCTTGTTCTTCCAGCTTTCCGTTCGTAGTTGACAAGTCTCTGGCCAACCAGGTACCtgcaaattattataattattattttattataattattatttctagCAATGAAACTTTAAAGattataattacaataaacaacaaaacccAAGTTTACCCATGGTCAATATCACTAAAATATTAGGAACAAAACTGGCCCATTTAAAATAGTTATGTTATTATACAAAGCCATCATCTTACATGTGTTTGTACTATTACTCAAAAACTCTTCACAGTCAGCAATATGCATTTACTGAGGTAGCCCTGGCCAGGTCCATGCTAAACCTGCCAACCTGATTTCGGTTTCCTTCACAAAAGAATATGGTGGAGATATTTATCAGACTTCTGTTTAtgttctctttgtctttgtgataAGTCAGAAGCACTTGTgagtttttctgtatttgggGGCCTGCATTTTGTCTATAAactaatgcatttctttttcctgaCCAACACAGACTGTTGAACTCTACCCCTAAAATAGATATTGTTGTCTACAGATGGGTCTATGCAAAATAATCCTTACTTGTCGTTCTTGATGTGTTCATAAAGACGTTTAAACTGTCGGATCTGGAAGGACAGGATGCCAATAAGTGAGACCACCATCAATAGGAATGGGTAGATTCTCCTCTGCATTAGAATCTCCATCTCTGGGGTCACTcctatggagaaaaaaaatcaatcagttATATACTTTCAAAGTTCCATTAGAGATTTGGTTTTATAAATCTCAAACCAACATAGAGaatgaaaagacaaattgtATTCATACACTCACCTACAGCAGGCACCACACCAGCAGCGATCACATATGGCACACACAAGGATAACAGCAGGACTGAGATGACTGGAGATGCCAGTTTACGAATGATGTACTGAAGATCAATGTTGCGAATTCCATTTGCATAAACCTGAGAAAGATTACAAATATTATACcttaaaagataattaaaattgaattaatttcCACTGGCCTTACATGATTCTGCTCTTTAAGCAAGAGAGATTGCAATGTCAGCTACAACACAGCATCTATGGATATGGTGGGGATTTACATTCTTGCTCAAGAACCCATTATTAGCCCTGCCACTGATCATTTTATACAATCAATACACTCTTTAGAAGCAAAGTGATCTAAAACCCATCCATAATTAGATACTGATCTAAGAGTTGAAAACCATTTGCAGTGATTCTTAGCATTTGATCTAAAGTAGAATTATACATCATTCATATTATTTTGCATCTAACATCCATCTAAAACGCACCTGCTCAATAACAGTCTTAAGCCACCACTGAGGGCCCATGAGAGTGATGGCAGCAATGAT is a window encoding:
- the LOC137104562 gene encoding arylamine N-acetyltransferase, pineal gland isozyme NAT-10-like: MTAAEMHVQEYLSRIGFSCPAVPSLDVLRSVHTCHLMSVPFEDLTIHSGGQVQLQLPLLYDKIVNHRRGGFCYENNSLFSWLLTKLGFQVTLLSAQVKNAFTGRYGPPFDHLILMVNLEGQRWLCDVGFGVPGFSVPLSLETSAPQEQGHRVYRIRRDGGMHFLEWQKEENRGVEGDWTEIYKFTLESRRLEDFKEMCQYHQSSPSSIFFCKSLCTVLKPGGRLTFIGHKLITTTFPTLETEGVLETTTRELKNEEIPGILADKFGIVLKNPLIPKDEVITPPPVMY